DNA sequence from the Brachybacterium sp. P6-10-X1 genome:
GCCTGGGCTGCCTCACCCTGCCCGATGACCGCGCACGCCTGGAGTACCTGGTCCGGCACCTCGATCAGCTGCCGGGCTCGGGGATCATCTACACCCTCACGGTCTCCGCGGCGGAGGACCTGGCGGACCTGCTGGATCGTCCCGGCCGCCGGGTGCGCGCCTACACCGGCCGCACGGATCCCGAGGAGCGGGCCGAGCTCGAGCAGGCCCTGAAGGACAACGAGGTCAAGGCCCTGGCCGCCACCAGTGCGCTGGGCATGGGCTTCGACAAGCCCGACCTCGGCTACGTCGTGCACCTGGGAGCGCCGAGCTCTCCGGTGGCCTACTACCAGCAGGTCGGCCGCGCCGGTCGGGCGACCGATACCGCCGATGTGCTGCTGCTGCCGGGACGCGAGGACCGGGCCATCTGGGAGTACTTCGCGACCGCCTCGATGCCCGCCCAGGCCGACGCCGATGCGGTGCTCGCCGAGCTCGGCGCGGCCGCGGCTCCCGTCTCCACCCCGGCGCTGGAGGCCCGGGTGGACGTGAAGCGCAGCGCGCTCGAGCTGCTGCTGAAGGTGCTCGCGGTCGAAGGCGCGGTCCAGGCGGTGCGCGGTGGCTGGATCGCCACGGGCGGGCCCTGGGCCTATGACGCGCCGCGCTACGAGAACGTCGCCAGGGCCCGTCGCGAGGAGCAGCAGGCGATGCTCGACTACGAACGCCTGGAGCCCGGGGATCCGCAGCAGTGCCGGATGCTGTTCCTGGCCCGGCAGCTCGATGACGACACGGCCGCCCCCTGCGGGCGCTGCGACGTGTGCACCGCGGCCTGGTACCCGGCCCCCGACGCCGCCTCGCTCGGCGCCTCCCCGCACGACGCGGGCACCGGCGGGGCGGAGTCGGACGCGTCCCAGGTGGCCGTCTCCCGCCTGCTGGACCGGGTCGGGGTACCGGTGGATCCTCGCAAGCAGTGGCCGCAGGGCCTGGACCGCCTGGGGCTGACCGCTGAGTCCGGTGCGCCGCTGCGCGGGAACATCGCCCCCGCCGAACGCGTCGAGGAGGGCCGGGCGCTGGCGCGCATGTCGGACCTGGGATGGGCGGTGCCGCTGCGGGAGCTGCTCCGCGTCGATGAGCAGGGCCACCGGGTCGATGCCCCGCTCACCCCGGCGATCGCGCAGCGCGTGGTCGAGGTGCTCGCCGACTGGGACTGGGACCGGCGCCCCGCGGCGGTGCTGGCGGTCAGGTCGACCACCCGCCCGCTGCTGGTGCGCGAGCTCGCCGCCGGGATCGCGCGCCTCGGGAGGATGCAGGACCTCGGGGATCTGCCGCTGTCGGCCGACGCCGCCCCGCTGTCCGGGGCCCGCAACAGCGCCTTCCGCGTCGCGGCGCTGTGGGACCGGTTCGTGGTCACCCCGGAGCTGACCGAGCAGATCTCGACCCTGGAGGGTGCCCCGATCCTGTTGGTCGACGACGAGATCGACACCCGCTGGACGATGACCCTGGCCGGGCGCCTGCTGCGCCGCGCGGGGTCGGGCCCCGTCCTGCCGCTGTCCCTGGCGCTGGTCAGCTGATCACGGGCCGTAGTCCTCGGAGCCGACCGCGAAGACCGGCCTGTCGCCGGTCTCCTCCCGCAGGCTCCACAGCAGGTCGGGACCGTCCTCCTCCGGCCAGTAGCTGATCGACTCGCCCCAGTTCACCCAGGGGTGGGAGGCCATCTCGCCGGTCCCGGACCAGGCGTGCAGGGTCCTCTGCGTCGAATTGGACTGGTTGAACCACCAGGTGCCGCCGGAGGAGGCGACCCCGTTGAGATGGTGCAGCGGGACCTCGAGCGCCTCGGTGGCGGTCACGGTGCCCGGGAAGCGGGTGCTGTCCGGGGCGAAGGGGAAGCGCACGGCGCGGGTGGTGCCGTTGGGGTAGTCCTCGCAGTCCGGGCAGCGGTACTCGGTCATGACGAGGGATCTGCTGGAGCGGTCCAGCGAGATGGTCGACCAGACCAGCTCCTTGGCTCCCTCGCGGGTCGCGATCGTGCCGACCTGCGGGAGGGCGTAGCGGTAGTGGTGGGCGTAGAAGGTGTCGCCGACACGGCCGATCTGCTCCTTGTCCCCGCCGGTGTCGGTGGTGAGGATCCGACTCATGTCGAACACGCGCATGCCCTGCGCCGTGTCCGCGACATAGAGCAGATCCCCGTACCAGGCGATGCCGCCGACGTGGATGGTGACGTCGCGGAAGCTGGGTTCCTCGGCGGTGCCGGTGGGCTCGACCAGGAGGATTCGCCGGTAGGAGTTCGCATGGTCGGCGTCCCAGTCGATGAGGTTGATCCGGGAGCCTTCCGGGGACGAGTTGTAGAAGCTCACCGCGATCAGCTGGCGGCCGTCGTACCGGCCGTCCTGCGCGGTCCCGACGGCGTCGCGGCTGGTGGTGATGCCCTGAGGGG
Encoded proteins:
- a CDS encoding ATP-dependent DNA helicase RecQ — encoded protein: MDSRAPSPTPAATSTAASLREEAQEALRALTGRADAEFHDGQFEAVSALVEQRRRVLVVQRTGWGKSAVYFLAALLQRRRGAGPALIISPLIALMRDQVAAARRAGVRAEAISSANPTQWTDIEQALDDDELDVLLVSPERLVNPRFRADQLPRLIERCGLLVIDEAHCISDWGHDFRPDYRRLRDLVGELGDLVPVLATTATANSRVVADVAEQLNAQSEGAAPVLTLRGSLTRDSLRLGCLTLPDDRARLEYLVRHLDQLPGSGIIYTLTVSAAEDLADLLDRPGRRVRAYTGRTDPEERAELEQALKDNEVKALAATSALGMGFDKPDLGYVVHLGAPSSPVAYYQQVGRAGRATDTADVLLLPGREDRAIWEYFATASMPAQADADAVLAELGAAAAPVSTPALEARVDVKRSALELLLKVLAVEGAVQAVRGGWIATGGPWAYDAPRYENVARARREEQQAMLDYERLEPGDPQQCRMLFLARQLDDDTAAPCGRCDVCTAAWYPAPDAASLGASPHDAGTGGAESDASQVAVSRLLDRVGVPVDPRKQWPQGLDRLGLTAESGAPLRGNIAPAERVEEGRALARMSDLGWAVPLRELLRVDEQGHRVDAPLTPAIAQRVVEVLADWDWDRRPAAVLAVRSTTRPLLVRELAAGIARLGRMQDLGDLPLSADAAPLSGARNSAFRVAALWDRFVVTPELTEQISTLEGAPILLVDDEIDTRWTMTLAGRLLRRAGSGPVLPLSLALVS